A stretch of Fusarium poae strain DAOMC 252244 chromosome 2, whole genome shotgun sequence DNA encodes these proteins:
- a CDS encoding hypothetical protein (SECRETED:SignalP(1-21)~TransMembrane:7 (n12-20c26/27o42-60i81-100o106-128i140-164o184-206i218-243o255-274i)), whose product MFNMLLVMVKMLLVIVGGCVSTRVVANTTFPVRDDQAGTAFRYLKFALVTFSLYTLFHTVHNASNIVGSYLFRDGGNIVESAYYPVFRVLRFCSGISIGISQRCELYMDIFIGIILLRLITAILTVRFRSTGPAVKSIQFASYIISFGLVAPALVKLALDFVIIREMYPDGESEIPFSLFNAAFHHVFMQVLFIMSVPVVAGAVMVKIQTSDDKSLTWASTMLVAASVIWLTHTFMQAFGIWYFNGHAVFDYLDVAFGIWSQILVLILVYAMWLDRANGTWSKQNYLTQAQKIQ is encoded by the exons ATGTTTAACATGTTATTGGTCATGGTTAAAATGTTATTGGTCATTGTAGGTGGCTGCGTTTCCACTAGGGTCGTCGCCAATACAACGTTCCCGGTTCGTGACGACCAGGCAGGAACAGCATTTAGATATCTCAAATTTGCTCTTGTTACCTTTTCCCT ATATACCTTGTTCCACACCGTCCACAACGCCTCCAATATTGTCGGGTCTTATCTATTCCGAGACGGTGGAAATATCGTCGAGTCGGCATATTACCCTGTATTTCGGGTTCTTCGCTTTTGCTCAGGGATCTCTATAGGAATTTCCCAGAGATGCGAGTTGTACATGGACATCTTTATCGGAATTATCCTCCTTCGTCTAATTACTGCTATCCTCACTGTTCGTTTCAGAAGCACTGGACCTGCCGTCAAGAGCATTCAATTTGCTTCCTACATCATATCTTTTGGGCTGGTCGCTCCGGCTCTCGTTAAACTTGCCCTTGACTTTGTCATTATACGTGAGATGTACCCAGATGGTGAATCAGAGATTCCCTTTTCCCTGTTCAATGCGGCGTTCCACCATGTTTTCATGCAAGTTCTTTTTATCATGTCTGTTCCGGTTGTTGCTGGAGCCGTCATGGTGAAAATACAGACAAGTGATGACAAGAGTCTTACTTGG GCCTCTACTATGCTTGTCGCTGCTTCTGTCATCTGGCTAACGCACACATTCATGCAAGCTTTTGGAATCTGGTACTTTAATGGCCACGCTGTCTTCGACTATTTGGACGTCGCTTTTGGCATTTGGTCACAGATTTTGGTTTTAATATTAGTTTATGCCATGTGGCTTGATAGAGCCAACGGGACCTGGTCTAAACAGAA